From Fusobacterium varium:
ATCTTACATTATAGCCACCTACAAGAAATTTATCTTCTTTATTATATTTATCAATATATTTGTTTAAAATATGCATGAATTTTTTAAAGATTTCTTCTTCAGAATTATATTGTTCAACTTCTTCTCTAGTTCTGCCTTGAATTCTGAGAGCTTCATCTGTAACTTCTGATCCTGGAAATGGTTTTATATAAAAATCAAATTCCTCAGCGACTTCTTTTCCAATTTGAACAATTCCTGAAAGCTGAATAAGTGCAGATTTTTCAGTTATTCCCCCAGTTTCAGTATCTATAAAAAGTATCTTCATAAAAATTCTCCCTTAAAATATTTATTAATATTATTTTCTATTATCATTATAGCATAAATATTTTATATAAAAAATCCTCTTTATAAATATAGAAAATTATAATAAAAAAATTACATTCAATGACAGGCTGGAGAATAGTATATACCATTTTCCCATTGGAATATAGAAGATATTTTTTGAATACTACCTTATATACATTTGGAACAGAAAATATTTTATAATATCACTTACAGCAGATATATCTAAAGTGAAAGAAGCTGTATAAAGAATAGAGAAATATGTGAAAGAAAAATAAAATTGTATAACCAAAAATATTAAAAATAAATTAAAAAATCCCTTTGTATATTATAACAGAGGGATTTCTTATTTGGAAATACTATTTTTTTATTAACCTATTGTCTGTTGTTAGATTAGTTATACCATTTTTCTTAATATTTTCTATAACTATTTCTGTAAGAGCAGGATAATTAGCTATTTCTTCAGCATTAATAAACATATTATATTCATCTCCACCCACAGCAATATAATCATCACTGGCTACTTTATATATTTTGTTTAAATCAAGTGATTTTCCATTTTTTAGAGTTATTTTTTCTACTCTTTTACCAGCTGGTTTTTTAGAATTAAAAGTAACTGTAACACCAGAGAACTGAGGAAATCTTCCATCAGTTTCAGGATATTTAGTAAATCCATTTTCAAACATATCCCATATTTGTTTTCCAGTGAGTTTTTTTACTATAACATAGTTTCCGAAGGGAAGTATATTTATAATATCTTCAATTGTTATATTTCCA
This genomic window contains:
- a CDS encoding putative exonuclease — its product is MKILFIDTETGGITEKSALIQLSGIVQIGKEVAEEFDFYIKPFPGSEVTDEALRIQGRTREEVEQYNSEEEIFKKFMHILNKYIDKYNKEDKFLVGGYNVRFDIDVLNRFLRRHGEKYLFSYIQSTTLDPLQWIAALQLLKKVPVLKDNKLETWCNHFGIELKAHDSLEDIKATKALTKKMMLLMK